The nucleotide sequence TTGTTATAATCAATCAAACTAAGAATAAACAATACTTTAATATAGTATGTGAAGGAGTTCAAATTTCAGGGAAAGTTCCGGCAAAAGCCGTTGCTACCTACAGGTGGTACAGAATTTAAAGTTAATTAACAAGAATATAATCAGAAATTCAGAAGTTTAGAAAATTATTCAATAGCATATTTTCTAAACTTTTTTATTTAACCGTAAAATTACAAACTACAATAGTAGTATTACTGAAAAGTTTATATATTACTGAAATGTATAATCTTCATTTTATCTAAAACTATATATAATACCTATATTTATAATTGTAGATTTATATAGAATATATAAAATTTTAATCAGAACAGTAGAAGGAAATATAGGGGGAAAGCGTATGAGAAGTATAGTCAGTTCAGATTTTCTAAAGGTTCAGGGCACAGGTTTAGTGAATGAAAACGGAAAAGTTGTAGCTTTAAGAGGGACTAATTTTGGGGGATGGTTGATACAAGAATCTTGGATGTGTCCCGTATACGGTATTGATAGGCAGTGGGCAAATCTGGATAGCATTAATGCCTTAAAAAGCCGTGGTTTTAGCCATGAGGAAATTTTAGACCTCTATGATACATATCAAGACAACTGGATTACTGAGACCGACTTTGACGAACTAAGTGAAATGGGAGTTAATTGTATCCGCATACCCTTTTGGTATAGGAATTTCATGAAGGATTTGTGGGTTAAAATTGCAGAACGATATAAAGACAGTCCTGTAGTTGCAGGCTACGTTGGGGAATTTAATAACGGACCAAATGAAGAATACGCCATGCAGCAATATAACAAGCTGGGAATAAGCTGGACAACTTGGGCTTATAAAGGAGCAAAGCAAGAACAAGTAATAACTGGTTCCTTTGGATAGACAAAAAAGAAGTGGCGGATACAACAAACGATTCTTTTGAAGAGATTAAAAGAAAATGGGGAGAGCAAATAAAAACCAGTAATTTCCACAAAAATATTACTATAGCAGGCTTAATATCAAGGTATACAAAATAAGTAAGATGAGGTGTAAGTTAATGAGAAGCAGAAAAATTCTATTAATGCTAACTGCGCTGATGTTTTTAATAATTTCCGTAACACTAAGCGGGTGTAAAGTAGAACAAAAAATAGACACTGAGAAGGGTGATAATATGAATATAAGCAGTAATGTAGAGGTTTGGCTTTCCACTATAGATCAAAAAAATCTTTTAACGGAACAACCTGCCATAATTCCAGAAAGTACTAACAAGGCCAAGAAAAATACATCATCTGAGAAACTGGTTATCTCCGTAAATCCTGAGATAACCTATCAGCAGATGGATGGCTTTGGAGCTTCCTTTACTGATGCTTCCGCTTGGCTGGTATTTAAGGTGCTCCCTGAAGAAGATCGTAACGAGCTTATGGAGAAGCTGTTTACTAAAGAAAAGGGAATTAATATGTCCTTTCTCCGTCAGCCTATGGGAGCTTCTGATTTTGCCCATAAGTTATATAGCTATGATGATATGCCGAAAGGAGAAACAGATTTTAACCTTGAAAAATTCTCTATCAATCATGATAAGGAATACATAATCCCTGCAGTTAAGCAGGCTATTACCTTAAACCCAAAGTTAAAGGTTATGGCATCCCCTTGGAGTGCTCCGGGCTGGATGAAAACTTCTGATAATCTTATTGGAGGAGCCTTGCGGCTTGATGCCTACGAAGTATACTCAAAATACTTTAGCAAGTTTATTAAGACTTATGAGGAAGAGGGCATTCCAATTTATGCAATAACTCCGCAAAATGAGCCTATGTATGTACCTACAGAGTATACAGGCATGAGAATGGATCCCAACGAGCAGGTTAACTTCATTAATAATTATCTGGGACCGGAATTTGAGAAGAACAACATAAATACAAAGATTATTGCCTATGATCACAACTGGGATCTAAAAGCCTATCCTATGGTTGTACTGAAGGAAGCTTCAAAATATGTTGCGGGCTCTGCCTGGCACTGCTATGGTGGAACTCATGATGCCATGACTGCAGTACATGACAAGTTCCCGGATAAGGAAATATGGTTTACGGAAGCTTCCGGTGGAGAATGGGTGCCACCCTTTAAAGATGCTTTTAATGACCAGATGATGCATGTAATCCGCGCTACAAGAAATTATGCTAAGACTGTAGTATGGTGGAATATCGCACTGGATCAAAATAATGGGCCAACTGTATTAAGTAATAGTACATGCCGTGGAATAGTTAAAATAGATACTGATACTAAGGAGGTAACTTATAACCTGGATTATTACACCATGGGCCATATCAGCAAATTCGTTGAACCCGGGGCTTACAGAATTGATTCAGATAATTATCAGGATGAGGTTGAGACAGTGGCCTTTAAAAATCCTGATAATTCTATAGCACTTATTGCCCATAATAGGAGCAGAAGCGAGAAAAGTTTTCAGGTTAATTATGGAAGCTCCAGCTATGAATACACTCTTCCATCCAACGCTGCGGTTACTTTTACTTGGAACATGAATAGTGGTAATTAATAAAAGCTGTACAAATATGAACAGTAGCTAAAATGTCTACTGTTCATATTTGTACACTTACAATTTGCTAAAATTATAATGATTTTCGAAAAGTGCAATATTGTTTCGATTAATCCAATTTACAGCGTAGATGATTTAAACTATACTATAGTCAAACGAAAAAGAAGTTATAAATTTAAAAATATTTGAGGGGATATTATGAGGAAGTTCAAAAGCATTGTTTCTAGTATTACAGCAATAATAATGGTGACAGCCCTGTTAGTAGCCTGTAAGTCAGATATAACGCCATCGGAAAGCCAGCAGACAGAGAATATGGGGGATGATACGATTGAGCTTAACTTGTATTTAATGGGCGACCCTGCCAAGGATCATGATGCAATACTTGAAGAACTAAATAAATTGACCCTAAGAGATTTTAATGCCACAGTAAAAATAACCTATTCCACATGGATAGATTTTGATACAAAGTACAATCTCATGCTTTCAGCCGGGGACAAGATGGATCTTGTATATGCAGCAAACTGGTTGAACTACTTCACTTACGCAAAAAAAGGAGCATTCAGAGATCTTACCGATTTAATACACCAATATGCCCCAAAACTGTATGAACAAATTACTGCAGACAGATGGGAAGGGGTAAAAGTAGACAATAAAATATATGCGGTACCGAATCAAAATCCTGAATTTGTGCAAGGGGCATTTTTATATAGGGAAGACCTTAGAAAAAAGCACAATCTTCCTGAAATAGATTCAGTTGATACAATAGAAGCATATCTTGATGGCATAAAGAAGTACGAACCAACTATTATGCCTACTAACGATCCGGGCTCAAAGGCCTATGATAACTTATTTATATTTACCACTCCATATGAAATAGTAGATGCAGGCGATACCGGAACATCCAACCTTTTAATAGATCCTAAAGACCCAATAAGGGTCTTAGAAACCATAGAAACGCCGGAATACAGAGCCTTTATGGAAAAAATGAAAGCTTGGGCGGATAAAGGCTTTTGGTCAAGAAGCTCCCTTTCAAGCAATGAAGATGGTACGCAGTCCGTTGAAAGCGGAAAGGCAGCAGCTACTTTTGATTCTACCCTGCCAAAAGCAAAGGGGGTAGTTGAAAGACTGCAAAAAGAGAAGCCGGAATGGGAAATTGGAGTGTTTGAGTATAACAGAATAAGCAATAAGGTCCATTCGGCATCGCCGACACAGAATTTAACGGCTATTCCTAATGTATCAAAGTATCCCGAATTAGCCTTAGCACTGCTTGAGAAGCTGATGACGGATAAAGAGTACTACTATCTCATACAATATGGTATAAAGGACCTAAGCTATAACTTGACTGAAGATGGCCAATTAGATTATACAAATATTGATAGGAATGAGCACGGGGCACCTGCGGCCTGGGCATGGATAAACACTAATTTAGAGCTTCCACAGGTTGGAAGATGGGCAGAATGGGAGCCAAGAGTTGAAGAAAATCTCAAACTAGCCACTCCCAATATATTAGAAGGGTTTGTAATCAATACTGATGCAATACAAAACGAAATAGCGGCGGTTAACCAAATAAAGAATCAATATGGAAAACCCCTTCAAGCGGGACTCGTGAAGGACGTTGAAGAGTCCTATATGACATTATTAAGTAAATCTAAAGCAGCCGGCCTTGATAAGTATCGTGATGAGGTCCAAAAGCAGTTGAGGGATTATTTTAATATTAAAAAGTAGCAGTAAGAAATTGAACAAACAATAAAAAAGAATATAAAACCTAGGAAGAAATAAAAAACTGCGGAAGTTAAGGCTTCTGCAGCTTTTTTTTATACCTTCTTTTAGATAAAAATCAGCGTAAGTTTGGTGTTTTTTATGTGTACATAATCAAAAAAGTTCAATGAAATCGAAAAAGTATACTATGGATTTTTAGGAAATGTGCATTGTTTTCTCAGTATGTATAATTTACACAAGATACAGCTTGTACTATTCTGTAAACATAAGTTAGCTAACACAAGTTAATGCAAAACAATTTAATGGAAGGTAAAGCATGATAAGCTTTGCCAACAAAAAGTGGAATGCTAGGAGGAAAGAGAACTATGCTTAATGACGAAACCAAAACAGTTGCAGCGGTACAGTCTCCTTATAAGAAGAAAAAGAAAGCCTTCTTAAAAGAATTGAAACAAAATAAAACTCTTTATCTTATGATTTTACCTGCAATATGTTTCTTTATAGTATTTTCATATCTGCCTATGGTTGGTATATACTATGCCTTTACCAAGTACAACTTTAAAGGCGGATTATTTGGAAGTCCTTTTATTGGGCTGAAGAATTTTGAATTCCTTTTTAAGGGTGGTAAAGATGCCATAATTTGGACACTTACAAAAAATACAGTACTATACAATATCGCATTTATTTTAGTAGGTAATATTCTTCAAATTACTACTGCAATCGTATTAAGCGAACTCCTTGGAAAACTCTACAAAAGGTTTGCTCAATCTGTAATGCTTTTACCACATTTTATATCAATGGTTTTGGTTGGCTTTTTTGCCTATAACCTTTTGAATTATGAATATGGATCAATAAATGGATTGTTAAAAAGTTTAGGCCGGGAGCCAATAAATTTTTATGGTGAATCAGGTTATTGGAAATATATTCTTGTTTTCTTTAATAGCTGGAAGGGTCTAGGTTATGGGACCGTCGTATACTTAGCTGCTGTTATGGGTATTGACAGGGAAATGTATGAAGCAGCGGACATAGATGGATGTAATGTATTCCAGAAGATAAGATATCTAACCTTACCATCCTTGAAACCGACATTCATAATGTTACTGTTGTTTAGTTTAGGTGGAATAATGCGTGGACAATTTGACTTGTTCTTCCAGCTTGTAGGAAATAACGGAGCTTTGTTTAATGCTACTGATATAATAGATACTTATGTGTATAGGTCCTTGGCGGTTACCTTCGATGTGGGTATGGGAACTGCATCAGGTTTATATCAATCAGTCTTCGGCCTAATAATTATCCTTACAGTAAACTTTATCATTAAAAAAGTTAACGAGGATTACGCCTTATTCTAGACTAAAGGAGGAAAAGAGATGAGAAAGACATCAGTTATAAGGAAGCCTGATGTAATGGCCTTTAATATTATAGGATATATATTTATAACCATCCTCATGGTTTTGTGTTTAATTCCCTTTATATTAGTTATATCCGGATCCTTTACTGCGGATGAGGCAATAGTAAAGTATGGATTTTCTATTATACCAAAAGAATTTTCAGTAATGGCATATAAGACACTTTTTAAGTTCCCGGAACAGATAATAAGGGCTTATGGTGTTAGTATACTTGTTACAGCCTGTGGAGCTTTTGGTGGAATAGTGATTGTTTCCATGGCGGGGTTCGTTCTTTCAAGAAAAGATTTTAAAAATAGAAACAAAATAGCCTTCTTTATATATTTTACAACACTGTTTTCAGGCGGCTTAATACCTTGGTATATATTAATAACTAAATATTTAGGTTTAAAAGACAGCTTATTAGTATTGATAATCCCAAGTATGGTTGGTTCTTTTAACATACTGTTGGTAAGAAACTTTATGAATTCTATACCTGAATCATTGGTTGAATCAGCAAAGATTGATGGAGCAGGAGATTTCTATATATATTGGAAGATTATATTGCCATTGTCTAAACCGGTACTAGCCACCGTAGGGCTTTTCCTTGGTTTAGGTTACTGGAATGACTGGTTTATGGCATCTCTGTTTATAAAGACTGAGGCTAAATTTCCGCTGCAGTATCTGCTATACAGAACTCTTCAAAGTGCTCAGTTTATAAAAGCTTCACCGGTAGGGGGCATGATCTCAACAAGCGATTTGCCTAAGGAATCTTTGAAAATGGCTACCGCCGTGGTAGCAACTGGTCCAATTATATTACTATACCCATTTGTACAGAAGTATTTTGTTCAGGGTATAACTATAGGTGCTGTTAAAGGCTAAAAATTCATTGCTTACTATTTATAAAATATTAATCTGGAAATAAGATTGCAGTCCGGAATGCAATCCTTTCAATAAAAAATTAAGAAGATAGGGAAAACAATATTAACTTATCTTCAGA is from Clostridium thermarum and encodes:
- a CDS encoding ABC transporter substrate-binding protein, with the translated sequence MRKFKSIVSSITAIIMVTALLVACKSDITPSESQQTENMGDDTIELNLYLMGDPAKDHDAILEELNKLTLRDFNATVKITYSTWIDFDTKYNLMLSAGDKMDLVYAANWLNYFTYAKKGAFRDLTDLIHQYAPKLYEQITADRWEGVKVDNKIYAVPNQNPEFVQGAFLYREDLRKKHNLPEIDSVDTIEAYLDGIKKYEPTIMPTNDPGSKAYDNLFIFTTPYEIVDAGDTGTSNLLIDPKDPIRVLETIETPEYRAFMEKMKAWADKGFWSRSSLSSNEDGTQSVESGKAAATFDSTLPKAKGVVERLQKEKPEWEIGVFEYNRISNKVHSASPTQNLTAIPNVSKYPELALALLEKLMTDKEYYYLIQYGIKDLSYNLTEDGQLDYTNIDRNEHGAPAAWAWINTNLELPQVGRWAEWEPRVEENLKLATPNILEGFVINTDAIQNEIAAVNQIKNQYGKPLQAGLVKDVEESYMTLLSKSKAAGLDKYRDEVQKQLRDYFNIKK
- a CDS encoding glycoside hydrolase family 30 protein; amino-acid sequence: MRSRKILLMLTALMFLIISVTLSGCKVEQKIDTEKGDNMNISSNVEVWLSTIDQKNLLTEQPAIIPESTNKAKKNTSSEKLVISVNPEITYQQMDGFGASFTDASAWLVFKVLPEEDRNELMEKLFTKEKGINMSFLRQPMGASDFAHKLYSYDDMPKGETDFNLEKFSINHDKEYIIPAVKQAITLNPKLKVMASPWSAPGWMKTSDNLIGGALRLDAYEVYSKYFSKFIKTYEEEGIPIYAITPQNEPMYVPTEYTGMRMDPNEQVNFINNYLGPEFEKNNINTKIIAYDHNWDLKAYPMVVLKEASKYVAGSAWHCYGGTHDAMTAVHDKFPDKEIWFTEASGGEWVPPFKDAFNDQMMHVIRATRNYAKTVVWWNIALDQNNGPTVLSNSTCRGIVKIDTDTKEVTYNLDYYTMGHISKFVEPGAYRIDSDNYQDEVETVAFKNPDNSIALIAHNRSRSEKSFQVNYGSSSYEYTLPSNAAVTFTWNMNSGN
- a CDS encoding carbohydrate ABC transporter permease, with protein sequence MRKTSVIRKPDVMAFNIIGYIFITILMVLCLIPFILVISGSFTADEAIVKYGFSIIPKEFSVMAYKTLFKFPEQIIRAYGVSILVTACGAFGGIVIVSMAGFVLSRKDFKNRNKIAFFIYFTTLFSGGLIPWYILITKYLGLKDSLLVLIIPSMVGSFNILLVRNFMNSIPESLVESAKIDGAGDFYIYWKIILPLSKPVLATVGLFLGLGYWNDWFMASLFIKTEAKFPLQYLLYRTLQSAQFIKASPVGGMISTSDLPKESLKMATAVVATGPIILLYPFVQKYFVQGITIGAVKG
- a CDS encoding ABC transporter permease; its protein translation is MLNDETKTVAAVQSPYKKKKKAFLKELKQNKTLYLMILPAICFFIVFSYLPMVGIYYAFTKYNFKGGLFGSPFIGLKNFEFLFKGGKDAIIWTLTKNTVLYNIAFILVGNILQITTAIVLSELLGKLYKRFAQSVMLLPHFISMVLVGFFAYNLLNYEYGSINGLLKSLGREPINFYGESGYWKYILVFFNSWKGLGYGTVVYLAAVMGIDREMYEAADIDGCNVFQKIRYLTLPSLKPTFIMLLLFSLGGIMRGQFDLFFQLVGNNGALFNATDIIDTYVYRSLAVTFDVGMGTASGLYQSVFGLIIILTVNFIIKKVNEDYALF